A genomic region of Mus pahari chromosome 22, PAHARI_EIJ_v1.1, whole genome shotgun sequence contains the following coding sequences:
- the Pdp1 gene encoding pyruvate dehyrogenase phosphatase catalytic subunit 1 isoform X4 — translation MPAPTQLFFPLVRNCELSRIYGTACYCHHKHLCCSPPYIPQNRLRYTPHPAYATFCRPRENWWQYTQGRRYASTPQKFYLTPPQVNSILKANEYSFKVPEFDGKNVSSILGFDSNQLPANAPIEDRRSAATCLQTRGMLLGVFDGHAGCACSQAVSERLFYYIAVSLLPHETLLEIENAVESGRALLPILQWHKHPNDYFSKEASKLYFNSLRTYWQELIDLNTGESADIDVKEALINAFKRLDNDISLEAQVGDPNSFLNYLVLRVAFSGATACVAHVDGVDLHVANTGDSRAMLGVQEEDGSWSAVTLSNDHNAQNERELERLKLEHPKNEAKSVVKQDRLLGLLMPFRAFGDVKFKWSIDLQKRVIESGPDQLNDNEYTKFIPPNYHTPPYLTAEPEVTYHRLRPQDKFLVLATDGLWETMHRQDVVRIVGEYLTGMHHQQPIAVGGYKVTLGQMHGLLTERRAKMSSVFEDQNAATHLIRHAVGNNEFGAVDHERLSKMLSLPEELARMYRDDITIIVVQFNSHVVGAYQNQEQ, via the coding sequence ATGCCAGCACCAACTCAACTGTTTTTTCCTCTCGTCCGTAACTGTGAACTGAGCAGAATCTATGGCACTGCATGTTACTGCCACCACAAACATCTCTGCTGTTCACCACCGTACATTCCTCAGAATCGTCTGAGATACACACCCCATCCAGCATATGCTACCTTTTGTAGGCCAAGGGAGAACTGGTGGCAGTATACTCAAGGAAGGAGATATGCTTCTACACCGCAGAAGTTTTACCTCACACCTCCACAGGTCAACAGCATCCTTAAAGCTAATGAATACAGCTTCAAAGTACCAGAATTTGATGGCAAAAATGTCAGTTCCATTCTTGGATTTGACAGCAATCAACTGCCTGCAAATGCACCCATAGAGGACCGGAGAAGTGCAGCAACCTGCTTGCAGACCAGAGGGATGCTCTTGGGGGTTTTCGATGGTCATGCAGGCTGTGCTTGTTCCCAGGCAGTCAGCGAAAGACTCTTCTATTATATTGCTGTTTCCTTGTTGCCCCATGAGACTTTGCTAGAGATTGAAAATGCAGTGGAGAGTGGTCGGGCACTGCTACCTATCCTTCAATGGCACAAGCACCCCAATGATTACTTCAGTAAGGAAGCATCCAAACTGTATTTCAACAGCTTGAGGACTTACTGGCAAGAACTCATAGACCTCAATACTGGAGAATCAGCTGATATTGATGTTAAGGAGGCTTTAATTAATGCTTTCAAGAGACTTGATAATGACATTTCACTGGAGGCTCAAGTCGGTGATCCTAATTCTTTTCTAAATTACCTGGTGCTTCGGGTAGCATTTTCTGGGGCTACTGCTTGTGTGGCCCATGTAGATGGCGTTGACCTCCATGTGGCTAACACTGGTGATAGTAGAGCCATGCTAGGTGTGCAAGAAGAAGATGGCTCTTGGTCAGCAGTCACACTCTCTAACGACCACAATGCTCAGAATGAAAGAGAACTAGAGCGTCTGAAACTGGAACACCCCAAAAATGAGGCCAAGAGCGTGGTAAAGCAGGACCGGCTGCTTGGCTTGCTGATGCCCTTTAGGGCTTTTGGAGATGTAAAGTTCAAATGGAGCATTGACCTTCAAAAGAGAGTGATAGAGTCTGGCCCAGACCAGTTGAATGACAATGAATACACCAAGTTTATCCCTCCTAACTATCATACACCTCCTTATCTTACTGCTGAGCCAGAGGTAACTTATCACCGATTAAGGCCACAGGATAAATTCCTAGTGTTAGCAACTGATGGGTTGTGGGAGACTATGCATAGGCAGGATGTGGTTAGGATTGTGGGTGAATACTTAACTGGTATGCATcaccaacagccaatagctgttGGTGGGTACAAGGTGACTCTGGGACAGATGCATGGCCTTTTAACAGAAAGGAGAGCAAAGATGTCATCAGTGTTTGAGGATCAGAATGCAGCAACCCATCTCATTCGCCATGCTGTAGGCAATAATGAATTTGGAGCTGTTGATCATGAACGACTCTCTAAAATGCTTAGTCTTCCTGAAGAGCTTGCTCGGATGTATAGAGATGACATTACGATCATTGTAGTTCAGTTCAATTCTCATGTTGTAGGGGCATATCAAAACCAGGAACAGTAA
- the Pdp1 gene encoding pyruvate dehyrogenase phosphatase catalytic subunit 1 isoform X1 gives MGRCCCRCCSPRGLWMLSAPCCDDRRMCVCPGPRRIGIPVRTSSLPLFSDAMPAPTQLFFPLVRNCELSRIYGTACYCHHKHLCCSPPYIPQNRLRYTPHPAYATFCRPRENWWQYTQGRRYASTPQKFYLTPPQVNSILKANEYSFKVPEFDGKNVSSILGFDSNQLPANAPIEDRRSAATCLQTRGMLLGVFDGHAGCACSQAVSERLFYYIAVSLLPHETLLEIENAVESGRALLPILQWHKHPNDYFSKEASKLYFNSLRTYWQELIDLNTGESADIDVKEALINAFKRLDNDISLEAQVGDPNSFLNYLVLRVAFSGATACVAHVDGVDLHVANTGDSRAMLGVQEEDGSWSAVTLSNDHNAQNERELERLKLEHPKNEAKSVVKQDRLLGLLMPFRAFGDVKFKWSIDLQKRVIESGPDQLNDNEYTKFIPPNYHTPPYLTAEPEVTYHRLRPQDKFLVLATDGLWETMHRQDVVRIVGEYLTGMHHQQPIAVGGYKVTLGQMHGLLTERRAKMSSVFEDQNAATHLIRHAVGNNEFGAVDHERLSKMLSLPEELARMYRDDITIIVVQFNSHVVGAYQNQEQ, from the exons ATGGGCCGTTGCTGCTGTCGCTGCTGCTCTCCGCGCGGGTTGTGGATGTTGTCGGCTCCGTGTTGTGATGacaggagaatgtgtgtgtgtcccggGCCCAGACGAATTG GAATCCCAGTCAGAACGTCCAGTCTGCCACTGTTCTCTGATGCCATGCCAGCACCAACTCAACTGTTTTTTCCTCTCGTCCGTAACTGTGAACTGAGCAGAATCTATGGCACTGCATGTTACTGCCACCACAAACATCTCTGCTGTTCACCACCGTACATTCCTCAGAATCGTCTGAGATACACACCCCATCCAGCATATGCTACCTTTTGTAGGCCAAGGGAGAACTGGTGGCAGTATACTCAAGGAAGGAGATATGCTTCTACACCGCAGAAGTTTTACCTCACACCTCCACAGGTCAACAGCATCCTTAAAGCTAATGAATACAGCTTCAAAGTACCAGAATTTGATGGCAAAAATGTCAGTTCCATTCTTGGATTTGACAGCAATCAACTGCCTGCAAATGCACCCATAGAGGACCGGAGAAGTGCAGCAACCTGCTTGCAGACCAGAGGGATGCTCTTGGGGGTTTTCGATGGTCATGCAGGCTGTGCTTGTTCCCAGGCAGTCAGCGAAAGACTCTTCTATTATATTGCTGTTTCCTTGTTGCCCCATGAGACTTTGCTAGAGATTGAAAATGCAGTGGAGAGTGGTCGGGCACTGCTACCTATCCTTCAATGGCACAAGCACCCCAATGATTACTTCAGTAAGGAAGCATCCAAACTGTATTTCAACAGCTTGAGGACTTACTGGCAAGAACTCATAGACCTCAATACTGGAGAATCAGCTGATATTGATGTTAAGGAGGCTTTAATTAATGCTTTCAAGAGACTTGATAATGACATTTCACTGGAGGCTCAAGTCGGTGATCCTAATTCTTTTCTAAATTACCTGGTGCTTCGGGTAGCATTTTCTGGGGCTACTGCTTGTGTGGCCCATGTAGATGGCGTTGACCTCCATGTGGCTAACACTGGTGATAGTAGAGCCATGCTAGGTGTGCAAGAAGAAGATGGCTCTTGGTCAGCAGTCACACTCTCTAACGACCACAATGCTCAGAATGAAAGAGAACTAGAGCGTCTGAAACTGGAACACCCCAAAAATGAGGCCAAGAGCGTGGTAAAGCAGGACCGGCTGCTTGGCTTGCTGATGCCCTTTAGGGCTTTTGGAGATGTAAAGTTCAAATGGAGCATTGACCTTCAAAAGAGAGTGATAGAGTCTGGCCCAGACCAGTTGAATGACAATGAATACACCAAGTTTATCCCTCCTAACTATCATACACCTCCTTATCTTACTGCTGAGCCAGAGGTAACTTATCACCGATTAAGGCCACAGGATAAATTCCTAGTGTTAGCAACTGATGGGTTGTGGGAGACTATGCATAGGCAGGATGTGGTTAGGATTGTGGGTGAATACTTAACTGGTATGCATcaccaacagccaatagctgttGGTGGGTACAAGGTGACTCTGGGACAGATGCATGGCCTTTTAACAGAAAGGAGAGCAAAGATGTCATCAGTGTTTGAGGATCAGAATGCAGCAACCCATCTCATTCGCCATGCTGTAGGCAATAATGAATTTGGAGCTGTTGATCATGAACGACTCTCTAAAATGCTTAGTCTTCCTGAAGAGCTTGCTCGGATGTATAGAGATGACATTACGATCATTGTAGTTCAGTTCAATTCTCATGTTGTAGGGGCATATCAAAACCAGGAACAGTAA
- the Pdp1 gene encoding pyruvate dehyrogenase phosphatase catalytic subunit 1 isoform X3, with protein MCVCPGPRRIGIPVRTSSLPLFSDAMPAPTQLFFPLVRNCELSRIYGTACYCHHKHLCCSPPYIPQNRLRYTPHPAYATFCRPRENWWQYTQGRRYASTPQKFYLTPPQVNSILKANEYSFKVPEFDGKNVSSILGFDSNQLPANAPIEDRRSAATCLQTRGMLLGVFDGHAGCACSQAVSERLFYYIAVSLLPHETLLEIENAVESGRALLPILQWHKHPNDYFSKEASKLYFNSLRTYWQELIDLNTGESADIDVKEALINAFKRLDNDISLEAQVGDPNSFLNYLVLRVAFSGATACVAHVDGVDLHVANTGDSRAMLGVQEEDGSWSAVTLSNDHNAQNERELERLKLEHPKNEAKSVVKQDRLLGLLMPFRAFGDVKFKWSIDLQKRVIESGPDQLNDNEYTKFIPPNYHTPPYLTAEPEVTYHRLRPQDKFLVLATDGLWETMHRQDVVRIVGEYLTGMHHQQPIAVGGYKVTLGQMHGLLTERRAKMSSVFEDQNAATHLIRHAVGNNEFGAVDHERLSKMLSLPEELARMYRDDITIIVVQFNSHVVGAYQNQEQ; from the exons atgtgtgtgtgtcccggGCCCAGACGAATTG GAATCCCAGTCAGAACGTCCAGTCTGCCACTGTTCTCTGATGCCATGCCAGCACCAACTCAACTGTTTTTTCCTCTCGTCCGTAACTGTGAACTGAGCAGAATCTATGGCACTGCATGTTACTGCCACCACAAACATCTCTGCTGTTCACCACCGTACATTCCTCAGAATCGTCTGAGATACACACCCCATCCAGCATATGCTACCTTTTGTAGGCCAAGGGAGAACTGGTGGCAGTATACTCAAGGAAGGAGATATGCTTCTACACCGCAGAAGTTTTACCTCACACCTCCACAGGTCAACAGCATCCTTAAAGCTAATGAATACAGCTTCAAAGTACCAGAATTTGATGGCAAAAATGTCAGTTCCATTCTTGGATTTGACAGCAATCAACTGCCTGCAAATGCACCCATAGAGGACCGGAGAAGTGCAGCAACCTGCTTGCAGACCAGAGGGATGCTCTTGGGGGTTTTCGATGGTCATGCAGGCTGTGCTTGTTCCCAGGCAGTCAGCGAAAGACTCTTCTATTATATTGCTGTTTCCTTGTTGCCCCATGAGACTTTGCTAGAGATTGAAAATGCAGTGGAGAGTGGTCGGGCACTGCTACCTATCCTTCAATGGCACAAGCACCCCAATGATTACTTCAGTAAGGAAGCATCCAAACTGTATTTCAACAGCTTGAGGACTTACTGGCAAGAACTCATAGACCTCAATACTGGAGAATCAGCTGATATTGATGTTAAGGAGGCTTTAATTAATGCTTTCAAGAGACTTGATAATGACATTTCACTGGAGGCTCAAGTCGGTGATCCTAATTCTTTTCTAAATTACCTGGTGCTTCGGGTAGCATTTTCTGGGGCTACTGCTTGTGTGGCCCATGTAGATGGCGTTGACCTCCATGTGGCTAACACTGGTGATAGTAGAGCCATGCTAGGTGTGCAAGAAGAAGATGGCTCTTGGTCAGCAGTCACACTCTCTAACGACCACAATGCTCAGAATGAAAGAGAACTAGAGCGTCTGAAACTGGAACACCCCAAAAATGAGGCCAAGAGCGTGGTAAAGCAGGACCGGCTGCTTGGCTTGCTGATGCCCTTTAGGGCTTTTGGAGATGTAAAGTTCAAATGGAGCATTGACCTTCAAAAGAGAGTGATAGAGTCTGGCCCAGACCAGTTGAATGACAATGAATACACCAAGTTTATCCCTCCTAACTATCATACACCTCCTTATCTTACTGCTGAGCCAGAGGTAACTTATCACCGATTAAGGCCACAGGATAAATTCCTAGTGTTAGCAACTGATGGGTTGTGGGAGACTATGCATAGGCAGGATGTGGTTAGGATTGTGGGTGAATACTTAACTGGTATGCATcaccaacagccaatagctgttGGTGGGTACAAGGTGACTCTGGGACAGATGCATGGCCTTTTAACAGAAAGGAGAGCAAAGATGTCATCAGTGTTTGAGGATCAGAATGCAGCAACCCATCTCATTCGCCATGCTGTAGGCAATAATGAATTTGGAGCTGTTGATCATGAACGACTCTCTAAAATGCTTAGTCTTCCTGAAGAGCTTGCTCGGATGTATAGAGATGACATTACGATCATTGTAGTTCAGTTCAATTCTCATGTTGTAGGGGCATATCAAAACCAGGAACAGTAA
- the Pdp1 gene encoding pyruvate dehyrogenase phosphatase catalytic subunit 1 isoform X2 — MERRRCACPGSRSPPPGAVTPPRRPGIPVRTSSLPLFSDAMPAPTQLFFPLVRNCELSRIYGTACYCHHKHLCCSPPYIPQNRLRYTPHPAYATFCRPRENWWQYTQGRRYASTPQKFYLTPPQVNSILKANEYSFKVPEFDGKNVSSILGFDSNQLPANAPIEDRRSAATCLQTRGMLLGVFDGHAGCACSQAVSERLFYYIAVSLLPHETLLEIENAVESGRALLPILQWHKHPNDYFSKEASKLYFNSLRTYWQELIDLNTGESADIDVKEALINAFKRLDNDISLEAQVGDPNSFLNYLVLRVAFSGATACVAHVDGVDLHVANTGDSRAMLGVQEEDGSWSAVTLSNDHNAQNERELERLKLEHPKNEAKSVVKQDRLLGLLMPFRAFGDVKFKWSIDLQKRVIESGPDQLNDNEYTKFIPPNYHTPPYLTAEPEVTYHRLRPQDKFLVLATDGLWETMHRQDVVRIVGEYLTGMHHQQPIAVGGYKVTLGQMHGLLTERRAKMSSVFEDQNAATHLIRHAVGNNEFGAVDHERLSKMLSLPEELARMYRDDITIIVVQFNSHVVGAYQNQEQ; from the exons ATGGAGCGGCGGCGGTGCGCCTGTCCGGGCTCCCGGAGTCCCCCGCCAGGGGCTGTGACGCCGCCTCGCCGGCCgg GAATCCCAGTCAGAACGTCCAGTCTGCCACTGTTCTCTGATGCCATGCCAGCACCAACTCAACTGTTTTTTCCTCTCGTCCGTAACTGTGAACTGAGCAGAATCTATGGCACTGCATGTTACTGCCACCACAAACATCTCTGCTGTTCACCACCGTACATTCCTCAGAATCGTCTGAGATACACACCCCATCCAGCATATGCTACCTTTTGTAGGCCAAGGGAGAACTGGTGGCAGTATACTCAAGGAAGGAGATATGCTTCTACACCGCAGAAGTTTTACCTCACACCTCCACAGGTCAACAGCATCCTTAAAGCTAATGAATACAGCTTCAAAGTACCAGAATTTGATGGCAAAAATGTCAGTTCCATTCTTGGATTTGACAGCAATCAACTGCCTGCAAATGCACCCATAGAGGACCGGAGAAGTGCAGCAACCTGCTTGCAGACCAGAGGGATGCTCTTGGGGGTTTTCGATGGTCATGCAGGCTGTGCTTGTTCCCAGGCAGTCAGCGAAAGACTCTTCTATTATATTGCTGTTTCCTTGTTGCCCCATGAGACTTTGCTAGAGATTGAAAATGCAGTGGAGAGTGGTCGGGCACTGCTACCTATCCTTCAATGGCACAAGCACCCCAATGATTACTTCAGTAAGGAAGCATCCAAACTGTATTTCAACAGCTTGAGGACTTACTGGCAAGAACTCATAGACCTCAATACTGGAGAATCAGCTGATATTGATGTTAAGGAGGCTTTAATTAATGCTTTCAAGAGACTTGATAATGACATTTCACTGGAGGCTCAAGTCGGTGATCCTAATTCTTTTCTAAATTACCTGGTGCTTCGGGTAGCATTTTCTGGGGCTACTGCTTGTGTGGCCCATGTAGATGGCGTTGACCTCCATGTGGCTAACACTGGTGATAGTAGAGCCATGCTAGGTGTGCAAGAAGAAGATGGCTCTTGGTCAGCAGTCACACTCTCTAACGACCACAATGCTCAGAATGAAAGAGAACTAGAGCGTCTGAAACTGGAACACCCCAAAAATGAGGCCAAGAGCGTGGTAAAGCAGGACCGGCTGCTTGGCTTGCTGATGCCCTTTAGGGCTTTTGGAGATGTAAAGTTCAAATGGAGCATTGACCTTCAAAAGAGAGTGATAGAGTCTGGCCCAGACCAGTTGAATGACAATGAATACACCAAGTTTATCCCTCCTAACTATCATACACCTCCTTATCTTACTGCTGAGCCAGAGGTAACTTATCACCGATTAAGGCCACAGGATAAATTCCTAGTGTTAGCAACTGATGGGTTGTGGGAGACTATGCATAGGCAGGATGTGGTTAGGATTGTGGGTGAATACTTAACTGGTATGCATcaccaacagccaatagctgttGGTGGGTACAAGGTGACTCTGGGACAGATGCATGGCCTTTTAACAGAAAGGAGAGCAAAGATGTCATCAGTGTTTGAGGATCAGAATGCAGCAACCCATCTCATTCGCCATGCTGTAGGCAATAATGAATTTGGAGCTGTTGATCATGAACGACTCTCTAAAATGCTTAGTCTTCCTGAAGAGCTTGCTCGGATGTATAGAGATGACATTACGATCATTGTAGTTCAGTTCAATTCTCATGTTGTAGGGGCATATCAAAACCAGGAACAGTAA